A genome region from Triticum aestivum cultivar Chinese Spring chromosome 2B, IWGSC CS RefSeq v2.1, whole genome shotgun sequence includes the following:
- the LOC123043947 gene encoding poly [ADP-ribose] polymerase tankyrase-2 isoform X1 — translation MAAPPQPPRFPSAAGVARAISSMQDTLLDAAFKGDLPLLKRVVWVLDNGKGRPREAVEAARADGGMSALLIAAANEQLEVCSYLAGVLRVDVDAADDKGRTPLFYAVMSEKIAVVKCLLDHGADPDKADEAGLTPLHAAAGIGNCEMIKLLLAKGAYVDPIAEEIGTPLHLATKEQQVGAMKTLLEHNADCNKTYMSYGLYPMTPLFQAVNVSSLQCVKLLVEAGAVINPDCIETVSFDSATGNDGSTECLNFLLKAGAKRNASNDAAVRASARGRVAGTAQRSGRGRGRDQGPRQQQEQHVAHGEEVEVKVNPKDEHAIKREIAKLKSSAIKAIESKDYFSATMWYTKAIEHDPNDATLFSNRSLCLLRMGDGQRALLDALDCRGMRPDWPKAYYRQGAALMSLKDYINACVALLDGFKLDPENAEMESALREAMEYLKISKGGTKGNMT, via the exons ATGGcggcgccgccgcagccacctcgctTCCCCTCCGCCGCCGGTG TCGCGAGAGCCATCTCTTCGATGCAGGACACGCTCCTCGACGCGGCCTTCAAAGGCGACCTCCCCCTCCTCAAGA GGGTGGTGTGGGTGCTGGATAACGGCAAGGGCCGCCCcagggaggcggtggaggcggcgagggCCGATGGCGGCATGTCGGCGCTGCTGATCGCCGCGGCCAACGAGCAGCTCGAGGTCTGCAGCTACCTGGCCGGGGTGCTGCGCGTGGATGTCGATGCTGCAGATGATAAGG GTAGAACACCACTTTTTTATGCGGTGATGAGTGAAAAGATTGCTGTTGTCAAGTGTCTTCTTGATCATGGTGCTGATCCAGACAAAGCTGATGAGGCCGGGCTAACTCCTCTACATGCTGCTGCTGGAATAG GAAATTGTGAAATGATAAAACTGTTGCTTGCAAAGGGAGCATATGTTGACCCGATAGCTGAGGAGATTGGGACACCACTGCATCTTGCTACTAAGGAACAACAAGTCGGTGCTATGAAGACTTTATTGGAGCATAATGCAGAT TGCAACAAGACGTACATGAGCTATGGACTGTATCCTATGACACCCCTCTTTCAGGCTGTAAATGTATCATCACTACAATGCGTGAAGCTCTTGGTTGAG GCTGGTGCTGTTATCAACCCAGATTGTATCGAAACTGTTTCATTTGATTCTGCAACGGGAAATGACGGCTCAACAGAGTGCTTAAATTTCTTACTGAAGGCTGGTGCCAAGCGTAATGCCTCTAATGAT GCTGCTGTCCGCGCCAGCGCCAGAGGACGAGTCGCTGGCACCGCCCAGCGATCCGGCAGAGGACGAGGACGTGACCAGGGGCCGCGACAACAACAGGAGCAGCACGTTGCCCATGGGGAAGAGGTCGAGGTCAAAGTCAATCCTAAG GATGAACATGCGATTAAAAGGGAAATAGCAAAGTTGAAGTCATCTGCGATTAAAGCAATCGAGAGTAAAGATTATTTTTCTGCAACAATGTGGTACACTAAG GCAATAGAGCATGACCCTAATGATGCAACCTTGTTCTCAAACAGAAGCCTCTGCTTGCTTCGCATGGGTGACGGACAGAGGGCTTTGCTGGACGCTCTTGATTGCAGAGGAATGCGGCCTGACTGGCCAAAGGCCTACTACCGGCAGGGTGCAGCTCTGATGTCACTGAAG GACTACATTAACGCGTGCGTGGCGCTTCTTGATGGATTCAAGTTGGACCCGGAGAATGCCGAGATGGAATCTGCATTACG GGAAGCTATGGAATATTTGAAGATATCGAAAGGCGGCACCAAAGGCAACATGACATGA
- the LOC123043947 gene encoding poly [ADP-ribose] polymerase tankyrase-2 isoform X2, with product MAAPPQPPRFPSAAGVARAISSMQDTLLDAAFKGDLPLLKRVVWVLDNGKGRPREAVEAARADGGMSALLIAAANEQLEVCSYLAGVLRVDVDAADDKGRTPLFYAVMSEKIAVVKCLLDHGADPDKADEAGLTPLHAAAGIGNCEMIKLLLAKGAYVDPIAEEIGTPLHLATKEQQVGAMKTLLEHNADCNKTYMSYGLYPMTPLFQAVNVSSLQCVKLLVEAGAVINPDCIETVSFDSATGNDGSTECLNFLLKAGAKRNASNDAAVRASARGRVAGTAQRSGRGRGRDQGPRQQQEQHVAHGEEVEDEHAIKREIAKLKSSAIKAIESKDYFSATMWYTKAIEHDPNDATLFSNRSLCLLRMGDGQRALLDALDCRGMRPDWPKAYYRQGAALMSLKDYINACVALLDGFKLDPENAEMESALREAMEYLKISKGGTKGNMT from the exons ATGGcggcgccgccgcagccacctcgctTCCCCTCCGCCGCCGGTG TCGCGAGAGCCATCTCTTCGATGCAGGACACGCTCCTCGACGCGGCCTTCAAAGGCGACCTCCCCCTCCTCAAGA GGGTGGTGTGGGTGCTGGATAACGGCAAGGGCCGCCCcagggaggcggtggaggcggcgagggCCGATGGCGGCATGTCGGCGCTGCTGATCGCCGCGGCCAACGAGCAGCTCGAGGTCTGCAGCTACCTGGCCGGGGTGCTGCGCGTGGATGTCGATGCTGCAGATGATAAGG GTAGAACACCACTTTTTTATGCGGTGATGAGTGAAAAGATTGCTGTTGTCAAGTGTCTTCTTGATCATGGTGCTGATCCAGACAAAGCTGATGAGGCCGGGCTAACTCCTCTACATGCTGCTGCTGGAATAG GAAATTGTGAAATGATAAAACTGTTGCTTGCAAAGGGAGCATATGTTGACCCGATAGCTGAGGAGATTGGGACACCACTGCATCTTGCTACTAAGGAACAACAAGTCGGTGCTATGAAGACTTTATTGGAGCATAATGCAGAT TGCAACAAGACGTACATGAGCTATGGACTGTATCCTATGACACCCCTCTTTCAGGCTGTAAATGTATCATCACTACAATGCGTGAAGCTCTTGGTTGAG GCTGGTGCTGTTATCAACCCAGATTGTATCGAAACTGTTTCATTTGATTCTGCAACGGGAAATGACGGCTCAACAGAGTGCTTAAATTTCTTACTGAAGGCTGGTGCCAAGCGTAATGCCTCTAATGAT GCTGCTGTCCGCGCCAGCGCCAGAGGACGAGTCGCTGGCACCGCCCAGCGATCCGGCAGAGGACGAGGACGTGACCAGGGGCCGCGACAACAACAGGAGCAGCACGTTGCCCATGGGGAAGAGGTCGAG GATGAACATGCGATTAAAAGGGAAATAGCAAAGTTGAAGTCATCTGCGATTAAAGCAATCGAGAGTAAAGATTATTTTTCTGCAACAATGTGGTACACTAAG GCAATAGAGCATGACCCTAATGATGCAACCTTGTTCTCAAACAGAAGCCTCTGCTTGCTTCGCATGGGTGACGGACAGAGGGCTTTGCTGGACGCTCTTGATTGCAGAGGAATGCGGCCTGACTGGCCAAAGGCCTACTACCGGCAGGGTGCAGCTCTGATGTCACTGAAG GACTACATTAACGCGTGCGTGGCGCTTCTTGATGGATTCAAGTTGGACCCGGAGAATGCCGAGATGGAATCTGCATTACG GGAAGCTATGGAATATTTGAAGATATCGAAAGGCGGCACCAAAGGCAACATGACATGA